Proteins from a genomic interval of Alosa alosa isolate M-15738 ecotype Scorff River chromosome 8, AALO_Geno_1.1, whole genome shotgun sequence:
- the adgrg6 gene encoding adhesion G-protein coupled receptor G6 isoform X2, with protein sequence MVLNVDRENRTLTEALDYASGIEPFFNSDIGVNPFGLYDLDSIYSHVETMNSDHLDATIYNDVLILSNPTTPPSNVDKLFHSQYAILPWGVTEATVLQTTMWSRWSIPINSVQTLLSRGALMEMYEPSANSRQKTDNSISSEIILHNYKTDFHLMSTQSWHTPLSSVGVLHEHSKGILTPTPVLSLLPTNHKTSPKNKTLQLLAFNSSTQSNGAFSMAKPLFLSLPSLIITEKTIQPLTDTVHENMSLNLSQNREPLEASLTHSIYFQHDLLTTDDIVPAQLYLEHLTAIATAMTPDSPRTSNMFPSKSVSDSILPSLRSHFNSILSDYLEDTQPKIPFGELSSNWPMRTGVIMPDSTRKSQIDIPHTSNLSQIYGSRFTETPMFGSKGHKHYANTNNVSMMTSFHMSFNTVLISGRMTLDVLPTILLSPQTGLTQSHSGLEWSLTSSVSSTDIVSHKLSYILLKPSKPQHGHLELFNPIDTSIDLPIETLSTDNDLSQLQMSPSHLIEHSTFYSQGKWYEWGFSTLHLPFSTNSLPVHSASMNPFPKYTVMDAAHSSTDTSPRVISTVMEKAQSAGSVSFPHTEITVSSLQSHITPGSQSAVKAPSIAKNNTFPSNTKPTTFVNSGLSSSGTQYREDGHNDHPLSTDDKLASQIGHGNKEAAVQVSTTLFPLTGDNHSLVHTPMSFSALPDRVTALDSTVPFSTTPWSFPVLTELASCPCKTHSHVVCLCGRAAGNKVFYRVELVFPQQNEPDVTELTELLKSTSHYWIYPKHVKCDRDNKCQAILVHNMTMNSSAIMADIKDRLRSSTMDENGSVVVTLETVENCPEEKDLSDDRYKWLESRPMVTVHIPCLHFKDQYASRTCFIDSRDFKSKWNDSDAANCPSIKDIEVSEETAADVAVQLADISNSELSKEEVSTVVTKVKELVNVARINKTLAEAVVNIISNVMTSSSTAQAAASEIALRAVDNLVQKIEFEGPIFRTSSKNLAVGISAVNASEFNGTTFSAIIPPNTTEPEIKFLAESENPLAVVTLPATLLLNLTNANIEAISRINFVFFSKTGLFQDDIRNGLSLNSYVVASSVGNFSIRNLKDPVRIEIAHLLHKPDPKRSCVFWDFTIKNGIGGWNSEGCLVSPDSSDNRTVCLCNHLTHFGILMDISGTAAQIDYQNTRVLTFITYIGCGVSAIFSAATLLTYITFEKLRRDHPAKILMNLSTSLLFLNMVFLLDGWLASFGMEGLCIAVAVFMHFFLLTSFTWMGLESIHMYMALVKVFNTYIRRYILKFCLVGWGLPAAIVCIVVAVDKHSYGLEYYGKGDIGQESSKFCWIRSNTVFYVTCVGYFSIIFLMNVAMFIVVMIQICGRNGKRSNRTLREEILRNLRSVVSLTFLLGMTWGFAFFAWGPVNLAFMYLFSIFNSLQGLFIFVFHCALKENVQKQWRRYLCCGQLRLADNSDWSKTATNNTKKVSSDNLGKSLSSSSFSSSTANWTSKAKASLNPFANYNNSSGSH encoded by the exons ATGGTATTGAATGTTGATCGAGAAAACAGGACTTTGACTGAGGCACTGGATTATGCATCTGGAATTGAACCATTTTTCAACTCTGATATTGGAGTCAATCCTTTTGGCCTTTATGATCTTGACTCAATCTATTCTCACGTGGAAACCATGAATTCCGATCACCTGGATGCTACCATCTACAATGATGTGTTAATACTCAGCAACCCAACGACTCCTCCTTCTAATGTGGACAAACTCTTTCATAGTCAATATGCCATACTTCCCTGGGGTGTGACTGAAGCTACGGTACTTCAAACTACAATGTGGAGCAGGTGGTCCATTCCAATCAATTCAGTACAGACTTTGCTTTCAAGAGGAGCACTTATGGAGATGTATGAACCAAGCGCCAACAGCAGGCAAAAAACTGACAACTCTATCTCAAGTGAAATTATACTGCACAATTACAAGACAGACTTCCATCTAATGAGCACACAGTCCTGGCATACACCATTGTCTTCAGTAGGAGTCCTCCATGAACACTCCAAAGGCATATTGACTCCTACACCAGTATTAAGTTTACTGCCTACCAACCATAAAACATCTccaaaaaataaaactttacagCTATTAGCTTTCAATTCTTCAACACAAAGTAATGGGGCTTTCAGCATGGCAAAACCATTGTTTTTGTCCCTACCAAGTCTTATCATTACAGAGAAAACGATTCAACCTCTTACTGATACTGTTCATGAAAATATGTCTCTCAACCTATCACAGAATAGGGAACCATTAGAGGCTAGTTTGACACACTCTATTTACTTCCAACATGACTTGTTAACAACTGATGATATAGTTCCTGCTCAGTTATATTTGGAACATCTCACTGCAATAGCTACTGCCATGACTCCTGACTCTCCTAGAACATCAAACATGTTTCCCTCCAAGAGTGTCAGTGATTCCATTTTACCTTCATTGAGAAGTCATTTTAACTCTATTCTCAGTGATTATTTGGAAGACACACAACCTAAAATCCCTTTTGGCGAATTAAGCTCTAACTGGCCCATGAGAACTGGTGTGATAATGCCAGACTCAACACGGAAGTCCCAAATAGATATACCTCATACTTCAAATCTGTCACAGATTTACGGAAGCCGTTTTACAGAAACTCCAATGTTTGGGAGTAAAGGCCATAAGCattatgcaaacacaaacaatgtgTCAATGATGACAAGCTTTCATATGTCATTTAACACAGTGTTGATATCAGGTAGGATGACATTGGATGTTTTGCCCACAATTTTATTATCACCTCAAACAGGACTCACACAGAGTCATTCAGGTTTAGAGTGGTCCTTAACAAGTTCTGTCTCTTCTACTGATATCGTCAGTCACAAACTCTCTTATATTCTTCTCAAACCATCTAAACCTCAGCATGGACATTTAGAACTATTTAACCCCATAGATACATCCATTGATCTTCCGATTGAGACATTGTCAACAGATAATGACCTTTCTCAACTACAGATGAGCCCCAGTCATCTGATAGAGCATAGTACATTTTATTCTCAGGGAAAATGGTATGAGTGGGGTTTCAGTACATTACACTTGCCATTCTCTACCAATTCATTGCCAGTCCACTCTGCCAGTATGAATCCTTTCCCCAAATACACTGTTATGGATGCAGCCCACTCTTCAACTGACACTTCTCCAAGGGTTATTAGCACAGTAATGGAGAAAGCCCAGTCAGCTGGATCTGTCTCCTTTCCACACACTGAAATAACAGTTTCTTCCCTGCAGAGCCACATTACTCCTGGAAGTCAATCAGCAGTAAAGGCCCCATCGATAGCAAAAAACAACACTTTCCCGTCTAACACCAAGCCTACAACATTTGTAAATTCAGGGTTATCTAGCAGCGGGACACAGTACAGAGAAGATGGACATAATGATCATCCACTTTCAACAGATGATAAGTTAGCAAGCCAAATAGGACATGGCAACAAAGAGGCTGCTGTCCAAGTTTCAACCACACTCTTTCCTCTGACTGGTGACAATCATTCATTAGTCCACACACCAATGTCATTTTCCGCACTACCTGATAGAGTTACTGCTCTGGACAGCACTGTGCCTTTTAGCACCACCCCATGGAGCTTTCCAGTCTTGACTGAACTTGCATCCTGTCCATGTAAAACACACTCtcatgttgtgtgtctgtgtggacgtGCAGCCGGGAACA AGGTATTCTACAGAGTTGAACTTGTTTTCCCTCAACAGAATGAGCCTGATGTGACTGAACTCACAGAATTG CTCAAGTCAACTTCCCACTACTGGATATATCCAAAACATGTGAAGTGTGACAG GGACAACAAATGCCAGGCCATTTTGGTTCACAATATGACCATGAATTCAAGTGCCATAATGGCAGATATAAAGGATAGGCTGAGGTCCTCAACGATGGATGAAAATGGATCAGTGGTAGTAACGTTGGAAACTGTTG AAAACTGTCCTGAAGAGAAAGATCTCAGCGATGACCGTTACAAGTGGCTTGAGAGCAGACCCATGGTGACCGTACATATTCCCTGTTTGCATTTTAAGGACCAATATGCCTCCAGAACCTG TTTCATTGATTCACGAGATTTCAAATCAAAATGGAATGATTCAGATGCCGCCAACTGCCCAAGCATAAAGGACATTGAGGTTTCTGAAG AGACTGCTGCAGACGTGGCTGTGCAGTTGGCAGACATCAGTAACAGTGAGCTGTCAAAGGAGGAGGTGTCCACGGTAGTTACAAAAGTAAAGGAGCTGGTTAATGTAGCCCGAATCAATAAAACTCTGGCCGAAGCCGTGGTAAACATCATCTCCAATGTGATGACCAGCTCCAGCACAGCACAAGCAGCTGCCTCTGAAAT TGCTTTGAGAGCTGTGGATAACCTGGTTCAGAAGATTGAATTTGAAGGCCCAATCTTCAGAACCTCCTCTAAGAACCTGGCTGTGGGTATATCCGCTGTTAATGCCAGTGAGTTCAATGGGACCACCTTCAGCGCTATTATCCCTCCCAATACTACAGAACCCGAG ATTAAATTTCTGGCAGAATCTGAGAATCCTCTGGCCGTAGTTACACTGCCAGCAACGTTACTGCTTAACTTAACTAATGCAAATATAGAGGCTATTTCCAGAATAAACTTTGTTTTCTTCAGCAAGACTGGTCTATTTCAG GATGACATAAGAAATGGCTTATCTTTGAACAGTTATGTAGTTGCCAGCAGTGTGGGCAACTTCTCGATCAGAAACCTCAAGGATCCTGTGCGAATAGAGATTGCTCATCTGCTGCACAAG CCAGATCCAAAGCGAAGCTGTGTATTTTGGGATTTTACCATCAAAA ATGGAATTGGTGGCTGGAACAGCGAGGGTTGCCTAGTCAGTCCTGATTCAAGTGACAACaggactgtgtgtctgtgtaatcaTCTGACTCACTTCGGGATTTTAATG gATATATCAGGCACTGCAGCACAAATTGATTACCAGAACACAAGGGTTCTCACTTTTATCACTTACATTGGATGTGGTGTGTCTGCTATCTTCTCAGCAGCCACTCTTCTCACTTATATTACCTTTGA AAAGCTGCGCAGAGACCACCCAGCAAAGATCCTTATGAACCTCAGTACCTCACTGTTGTTCCTTAACATGGTCTTTCTTCTTGATGGTTGGCTGGCATCATTTGGCATGGAAGGCCTGTGTATTGCTGTGGCTGTCTTTATGCACTTCTTCCTGCTAACCTCTTTTACTTGGATGGGACTGGAGTCAATACACATGTACATGGCGCTGGTCAAGGTGTTCAACACCTACATAAGAAGATACATTCTGAAATTCTGCCTAGTTGGATGGG GACTTCCGGCTGCCATTGTTTGCATTGTAGTAGCAGTTGACAAACACTCTTATGGGCTGGAATATTATGGAAAGGGTGACATCGGACAAGAATCATCAAAGTT CTGCTGGATCAGAAGCAACACAGTGTTCTATGTAACATGTGTGGGTTACTTCTCCATTATCTTCCTCATGAATGTGGCCATGTTCATCGTTGTGATGATCCAGATCTGTGGTCGCAATGGTAAGCGTAGCAATCGTACCTTGAGAGAGGAGATCTTACGTAACCTGCGTAGTGTGGTCAGCTTGACCTTCCTCCTTGGTATGACATGGGGCTTTGCCTTCTTTGCCTGGGGCCCTGTCAACTTGGCCTTCATGTACCTGTTCTCCATCTTCAACTCACTTCAAG GACTGTTCATATTTGTCTTCCACTGTGCTTTGAAAGAGAATGTGCAAAAGCAGTGGAGGAGATATTTATGTTGTGGACAACTACGTCTAGCTGACAACTCAG ACTGGAGCAAGACTGCTACTAACAACACCAAAAAAGTTAGCTCAGACAATCTGGGGAAGTCCCTGTCCTCCAGCTCTTTCAGCTCAAGTACAGCTAACTGGACATCGAAAGCAAAAGCCTCTTTAAATCCTTTTGCTAACTATAACAACAGTTCAG GAAGTCACTAG
- the adgrg6 gene encoding adhesion G-protein coupled receptor G6 isoform X1 yields the protein MVLNVDRENRTLTEALDYASGIEPFFNSDIGVNPFGLYDLDSIYSHVETMNSDHLDATIYNDVLILSNPTTPPSNVDKLFHSQYAILPWGVTEATVLQTTMWSRWSIPINSVQTLLSRGALMEMYEPSANSRQKTDNSISSEIILHNYKTDFHLMSTQSWHTPLSSVGVLHEHSKGILTPTPVLSLLPTNHKTSPKNKTLQLLAFNSSTQSNGAFSMAKPLFLSLPSLIITEKTIQPLTDTVHENMSLNLSQNREPLEASLTHSIYFQHDLLTTDDIVPAQLYLEHLTAIATAMTPDSPRTSNMFPSKSVSDSILPSLRSHFNSILSDYLEDTQPKIPFGELSSNWPMRTGVIMPDSTRKSQIDIPHTSNLSQIYGSRFTETPMFGSKGHKHYANTNNVSMMTSFHMSFNTVLISGRMTLDVLPTILLSPQTGLTQSHSGLEWSLTSSVSSTDIVSHKLSYILLKPSKPQHGHLELFNPIDTSIDLPIETLSTDNDLSQLQMSPSHLIEHSTFYSQGKWYEWGFSTLHLPFSTNSLPVHSASMNPFPKYTVMDAAHSSTDTSPRVISTVMEKAQSAGSVSFPHTEITVSSLQSHITPGSQSAVKAPSIAKNNTFPSNTKPTTFVNSGLSSSGTQYREDGHNDHPLSTDDKLASQIGHGNKEAAVQVSTTLFPLTGDNHSLVHTPMSFSALPDRVTALDSTVPFSTTPWSFPVLTELASCPCKTHSHVVCLCGRAAGNKVFYRVELVFPQQNEPDVTELTELLKSTSHYWIYPKHVKCDRDNKCQAILVHNMTMNSSAIMADIKDRLRSSTMDENGSVVVTLETVENCPEEKDLSDDRYKWLESRPMVTVHIPCLHFKDQYASRTCFIDSRDFKSKWNDSDAANCPSIKDIEVSEETAADVAVQLADISNSELSKEEVSTVVTKVKELVNVARINKTLAEAVVNIISNVMTSSSTAQAAASEIALRAVDNLVQKIEFEGPIFRTSSKNLAVGISAVNASEFNGTTFSAIIPPNTTEPEIKFLAESENPLAVVTLPATLLLNLTNANIEAISRINFVFFSKTGLFQDDIRNGLSLNSYVVASSVGNFSIRNLKDPVRIEIAHLLHKPDPKRSCVFWDFTIKNGIGGWNSEGCLVSPDSSDNRTVCLCNHLTHFGILMDISGTAAQIDYQNTRVLTFITYIGCGVSAIFSAATLLTYITFEKLRRDHPAKILMNLSTSLLFLNMVFLLDGWLASFGMEGLCIAVAVFMHFFLLTSFTWMGLESIHMYMALVKVFNTYIRRYILKFCLVGWGLPAAIVCIVVAVDKHSYGLEYYGKGDIGQESSKFCWIRSNTVFYVTCVGYFSIIFLMNVAMFIVVMIQICGRNGKRSNRTLREEILRNLRSVVSLTFLLGMTWGFAFFAWGPVNLAFMYLFSIFNSLQGLFIFVFHCALKENVQKQWRRYLCCGQLRLADNSDWSKTATNNTKKVSSDNLGKSLSSSSFSSSTANWTSKAKASLNPFANYNNSSDKISSSPINFKCCPSDGEASIIPVHHVIDKMKGYCSVRSEHFYKNFIMSDNFNHNTKF from the exons ATGGTATTGAATGTTGATCGAGAAAACAGGACTTTGACTGAGGCACTGGATTATGCATCTGGAATTGAACCATTTTTCAACTCTGATATTGGAGTCAATCCTTTTGGCCTTTATGATCTTGACTCAATCTATTCTCACGTGGAAACCATGAATTCCGATCACCTGGATGCTACCATCTACAATGATGTGTTAATACTCAGCAACCCAACGACTCCTCCTTCTAATGTGGACAAACTCTTTCATAGTCAATATGCCATACTTCCCTGGGGTGTGACTGAAGCTACGGTACTTCAAACTACAATGTGGAGCAGGTGGTCCATTCCAATCAATTCAGTACAGACTTTGCTTTCAAGAGGAGCACTTATGGAGATGTATGAACCAAGCGCCAACAGCAGGCAAAAAACTGACAACTCTATCTCAAGTGAAATTATACTGCACAATTACAAGACAGACTTCCATCTAATGAGCACACAGTCCTGGCATACACCATTGTCTTCAGTAGGAGTCCTCCATGAACACTCCAAAGGCATATTGACTCCTACACCAGTATTAAGTTTACTGCCTACCAACCATAAAACATCTccaaaaaataaaactttacagCTATTAGCTTTCAATTCTTCAACACAAAGTAATGGGGCTTTCAGCATGGCAAAACCATTGTTTTTGTCCCTACCAAGTCTTATCATTACAGAGAAAACGATTCAACCTCTTACTGATACTGTTCATGAAAATATGTCTCTCAACCTATCACAGAATAGGGAACCATTAGAGGCTAGTTTGACACACTCTATTTACTTCCAACATGACTTGTTAACAACTGATGATATAGTTCCTGCTCAGTTATATTTGGAACATCTCACTGCAATAGCTACTGCCATGACTCCTGACTCTCCTAGAACATCAAACATGTTTCCCTCCAAGAGTGTCAGTGATTCCATTTTACCTTCATTGAGAAGTCATTTTAACTCTATTCTCAGTGATTATTTGGAAGACACACAACCTAAAATCCCTTTTGGCGAATTAAGCTCTAACTGGCCCATGAGAACTGGTGTGATAATGCCAGACTCAACACGGAAGTCCCAAATAGATATACCTCATACTTCAAATCTGTCACAGATTTACGGAAGCCGTTTTACAGAAACTCCAATGTTTGGGAGTAAAGGCCATAAGCattatgcaaacacaaacaatgtgTCAATGATGACAAGCTTTCATATGTCATTTAACACAGTGTTGATATCAGGTAGGATGACATTGGATGTTTTGCCCACAATTTTATTATCACCTCAAACAGGACTCACACAGAGTCATTCAGGTTTAGAGTGGTCCTTAACAAGTTCTGTCTCTTCTACTGATATCGTCAGTCACAAACTCTCTTATATTCTTCTCAAACCATCTAAACCTCAGCATGGACATTTAGAACTATTTAACCCCATAGATACATCCATTGATCTTCCGATTGAGACATTGTCAACAGATAATGACCTTTCTCAACTACAGATGAGCCCCAGTCATCTGATAGAGCATAGTACATTTTATTCTCAGGGAAAATGGTATGAGTGGGGTTTCAGTACATTACACTTGCCATTCTCTACCAATTCATTGCCAGTCCACTCTGCCAGTATGAATCCTTTCCCCAAATACACTGTTATGGATGCAGCCCACTCTTCAACTGACACTTCTCCAAGGGTTATTAGCACAGTAATGGAGAAAGCCCAGTCAGCTGGATCTGTCTCCTTTCCACACACTGAAATAACAGTTTCTTCCCTGCAGAGCCACATTACTCCTGGAAGTCAATCAGCAGTAAAGGCCCCATCGATAGCAAAAAACAACACTTTCCCGTCTAACACCAAGCCTACAACATTTGTAAATTCAGGGTTATCTAGCAGCGGGACACAGTACAGAGAAGATGGACATAATGATCATCCACTTTCAACAGATGATAAGTTAGCAAGCCAAATAGGACATGGCAACAAAGAGGCTGCTGTCCAAGTTTCAACCACACTCTTTCCTCTGACTGGTGACAATCATTCATTAGTCCACACACCAATGTCATTTTCCGCACTACCTGATAGAGTTACTGCTCTGGACAGCACTGTGCCTTTTAGCACCACCCCATGGAGCTTTCCAGTCTTGACTGAACTTGCATCCTGTCCATGTAAAACACACTCtcatgttgtgtgtctgtgtggacgtGCAGCCGGGAACA AGGTATTCTACAGAGTTGAACTTGTTTTCCCTCAACAGAATGAGCCTGATGTGACTGAACTCACAGAATTG CTCAAGTCAACTTCCCACTACTGGATATATCCAAAACATGTGAAGTGTGACAG GGACAACAAATGCCAGGCCATTTTGGTTCACAATATGACCATGAATTCAAGTGCCATAATGGCAGATATAAAGGATAGGCTGAGGTCCTCAACGATGGATGAAAATGGATCAGTGGTAGTAACGTTGGAAACTGTTG AAAACTGTCCTGAAGAGAAAGATCTCAGCGATGACCGTTACAAGTGGCTTGAGAGCAGACCCATGGTGACCGTACATATTCCCTGTTTGCATTTTAAGGACCAATATGCCTCCAGAACCTG TTTCATTGATTCACGAGATTTCAAATCAAAATGGAATGATTCAGATGCCGCCAACTGCCCAAGCATAAAGGACATTGAGGTTTCTGAAG AGACTGCTGCAGACGTGGCTGTGCAGTTGGCAGACATCAGTAACAGTGAGCTGTCAAAGGAGGAGGTGTCCACGGTAGTTACAAAAGTAAAGGAGCTGGTTAATGTAGCCCGAATCAATAAAACTCTGGCCGAAGCCGTGGTAAACATCATCTCCAATGTGATGACCAGCTCCAGCACAGCACAAGCAGCTGCCTCTGAAAT TGCTTTGAGAGCTGTGGATAACCTGGTTCAGAAGATTGAATTTGAAGGCCCAATCTTCAGAACCTCCTCTAAGAACCTGGCTGTGGGTATATCCGCTGTTAATGCCAGTGAGTTCAATGGGACCACCTTCAGCGCTATTATCCCTCCCAATACTACAGAACCCGAG ATTAAATTTCTGGCAGAATCTGAGAATCCTCTGGCCGTAGTTACACTGCCAGCAACGTTACTGCTTAACTTAACTAATGCAAATATAGAGGCTATTTCCAGAATAAACTTTGTTTTCTTCAGCAAGACTGGTCTATTTCAG GATGACATAAGAAATGGCTTATCTTTGAACAGTTATGTAGTTGCCAGCAGTGTGGGCAACTTCTCGATCAGAAACCTCAAGGATCCTGTGCGAATAGAGATTGCTCATCTGCTGCACAAG CCAGATCCAAAGCGAAGCTGTGTATTTTGGGATTTTACCATCAAAA ATGGAATTGGTGGCTGGAACAGCGAGGGTTGCCTAGTCAGTCCTGATTCAAGTGACAACaggactgtgtgtctgtgtaatcaTCTGACTCACTTCGGGATTTTAATG gATATATCAGGCACTGCAGCACAAATTGATTACCAGAACACAAGGGTTCTCACTTTTATCACTTACATTGGATGTGGTGTGTCTGCTATCTTCTCAGCAGCCACTCTTCTCACTTATATTACCTTTGA AAAGCTGCGCAGAGACCACCCAGCAAAGATCCTTATGAACCTCAGTACCTCACTGTTGTTCCTTAACATGGTCTTTCTTCTTGATGGTTGGCTGGCATCATTTGGCATGGAAGGCCTGTGTATTGCTGTGGCTGTCTTTATGCACTTCTTCCTGCTAACCTCTTTTACTTGGATGGGACTGGAGTCAATACACATGTACATGGCGCTGGTCAAGGTGTTCAACACCTACATAAGAAGATACATTCTGAAATTCTGCCTAGTTGGATGGG GACTTCCGGCTGCCATTGTTTGCATTGTAGTAGCAGTTGACAAACACTCTTATGGGCTGGAATATTATGGAAAGGGTGACATCGGACAAGAATCATCAAAGTT CTGCTGGATCAGAAGCAACACAGTGTTCTATGTAACATGTGTGGGTTACTTCTCCATTATCTTCCTCATGAATGTGGCCATGTTCATCGTTGTGATGATCCAGATCTGTGGTCGCAATGGTAAGCGTAGCAATCGTACCTTGAGAGAGGAGATCTTACGTAACCTGCGTAGTGTGGTCAGCTTGACCTTCCTCCTTGGTATGACATGGGGCTTTGCCTTCTTTGCCTGGGGCCCTGTCAACTTGGCCTTCATGTACCTGTTCTCCATCTTCAACTCACTTCAAG GACTGTTCATATTTGTCTTCCACTGTGCTTTGAAAGAGAATGTGCAAAAGCAGTGGAGGAGATATTTATGTTGTGGACAACTACGTCTAGCTGACAACTCAG ACTGGAGCAAGACTGCTACTAACAACACCAAAAAAGTTAGCTCAGACAATCTGGGGAAGTCCCTGTCCTCCAGCTCTTTCAGCTCAAGTACAGCTAACTGGACATCGAAAGCAAAAGCCTCTTTAAATCCTTTTGCTAACTATAACAACAGTTCAG